From a region of the Catalinimonas alkaloidigena genome:
- a CDS encoding glycoside hydrolase family 35 protein, with protein sequence MRFFQYALTLALVGGLGFGSTTLHAQKRAKHTFQIEKGAFLYDQKPIQIHSGEMHYARIPKPYWHHRLRMLKAMGLNTVATYVFWNYHNTAPGVWDFTTGNRDLAGFIKAAQDEGLFVILRPGPYACAEWEFGGYPWWLQKNEEIVMRANSPAFLDSCRVYIQHLADEVKSLQVSEGGPIIMVQVENEFGSYVAQRKDVPMAEHRAYYRAIKTMLDEAGFRGPFFTSDGSWLFEGGAMEGVLPTANGEGNVANLKKAVDAYHGGEGPYMVAEFYPGWLDHWGEPFVQVGAEQIAQQTETYLKNGVSFNLYMAHGGTNFGFTSGANYNDEHDIQPDITSYDYDAPVSEAGWVTPKYEAIRQQMLQHAGYKIPDVPARLPVMTVPDIALTQRTPFFDLKASVTPVTSENPLSFEALNQGMGYVLYRRRFTQPIQGTLHVDGLRDFATVYVNGKKVGVLNRVQNQYTLDVAIPFNGTLELLVENLGRINYGAQITENRKGIIAPVRINDYEITGGWEMYGFPFASVPTLAKPTQEPKSGAPVLYTGTFEASETSDTFLDMRGWGKGIVFVNGHHLGRYWGIGPQQTLYLPGCWLKKGRNEVVIFEQLNETPQSVLKTTAQPILTDLRLTTE encoded by the coding sequence ATGCGATTTTTTCAGTATGCCCTAACGCTGGCGCTGGTCGGTGGGCTGGGATTCGGCTCGACGACGCTCCACGCACAGAAACGCGCGAAACATACCTTTCAGATCGAAAAGGGCGCGTTTCTCTATGACCAGAAGCCCATTCAGATTCATTCGGGCGAGATGCACTACGCCCGCATTCCCAAGCCGTACTGGCACCATCGCCTCCGCATGTTGAAGGCCATGGGGCTGAATACCGTGGCGACCTATGTGTTCTGGAATTACCACAACACCGCCCCCGGCGTGTGGGATTTCACAACCGGCAACCGCGATCTGGCCGGCTTCATCAAAGCCGCGCAAGACGAAGGCTTGTTCGTGATCCTGCGGCCCGGGCCGTACGCCTGCGCGGAGTGGGAGTTCGGCGGCTATCCGTGGTGGTTGCAGAAAAACGAGGAGATCGTGATGCGGGCCAACAGCCCGGCCTTCCTCGACTCGTGCCGGGTGTACATTCAGCACCTGGCCGACGAAGTAAAGTCGTTGCAGGTAAGCGAGGGCGGTCCCATCATCATGGTGCAGGTCGAAAACGAGTTTGGGTCGTACGTCGCCCAACGCAAGGACGTTCCGATGGCCGAACATCGGGCCTATTACCGGGCCATCAAAACGATGCTGGACGAAGCTGGATTTCGGGGACCGTTTTTCACGTCTGACGGATCTTGGCTGTTCGAAGGCGGTGCGATGGAAGGCGTGCTGCCCACGGCCAACGGCGAGGGCAACGTGGCGAACCTGAAAAAAGCGGTCGATGCCTACCACGGCGGCGAAGGGCCCTACATGGTGGCGGAATTTTATCCCGGCTGGCTCGACCACTGGGGCGAACCTTTTGTGCAGGTGGGCGCGGAGCAGATTGCGCAGCAAACGGAAACGTACCTGAAAAACGGCGTGAGCTTCAACCTCTACATGGCCCACGGCGGCACCAATTTCGGGTTTACGTCCGGCGCCAACTACAACGACGAGCACGACATTCAGCCCGACATCACCAGCTACGACTACGACGCGCCGGTCAGCGAAGCGGGTTGGGTTACGCCGAAGTACGAGGCCATTCGCCAACAGATGCTGCAGCATGCCGGATACAAAATTCCCGACGTGCCGGCCCGCCTGCCGGTAATGACCGTACCCGACATTGCCCTGACGCAACGCACACCGTTTTTCGACCTGAAAGCGTCTGTAACGCCGGTCACCAGCGAGAACCCGCTTTCGTTCGAGGCGCTGAACCAGGGGATGGGCTACGTACTGTACCGTCGCCGGTTCACGCAACCCATTCAGGGAACGTTGCACGTGGACGGACTGCGCGATTTCGCGACGGTGTACGTCAACGGAAAGAAAGTCGGCGTGCTGAACCGCGTGCAGAACCAGTATACACTCGACGTAGCTATTCCTTTCAACGGTACGCTCGAACTGCTGGTGGAAAACCTGGGCCGCATCAACTACGGCGCGCAGATTACCGAAAACCGCAAGGGTATCATCGCCCCGGTGCGTATCAACGACTACGAGATTACGGGCGGCTGGGAGATGTACGGATTCCCCTTCGCGTCCGTGCCGACGCTGGCCAAGCCCACGCAGGAGCCGAAATCGGGCGCCCCCGTGCTGTACACCGGCACGTTCGAGGCTTCTGAAACCAGCGATACGTTTCTCGACATGCGGGGCTGGGGCAAGGGCATTGTATTTGTGAACGGCCACCACCTAGGGCGTTACTGGGGCATCGGTCCGCAGCAGACGTTGTACTTGCCCGGGTGCTGGCTGAAGAAAGGCCGCAACGAAGTGGTCATCTTCGAGCAACTCAACGAGACCCCGCAGTCCGTGTTAAAAACTACCGCCCAGCCGATTCTGACCGACTTACGTCTGACGACTGAATAA
- a CDS encoding alpha-L-fucosidase: MILRSSAPAWALACTLLAAACSSPQSTEQTGPVAPPAPLLPVPSEAQQNWHEMELNAFIHFTTNTFTDKEWGYGDEDPSIFNPTDIDVTQWITTLKDAGFKGVILTCKHHDGFALWPSQYTEHDIASSPFQGGNGDLVKAVSEACRAQGLKFGVYLSPWDRNRADYGQPSYVEYYRNQLREIFNNYGPVFEMWFDGANGGDGYYGGAREKRNIDRQTYYDWPTTIQLVRDLQPEPQVLFFSDAGPDIRWVGNERGVAGETNWNTISNDTLYAGKAGVEDLLATGSPDGTKWIPAEVDVSIRPGWFYHASEDGKVKTPQQLFDIYLSSVGRGSNLLLNVPPDRRGRIHENDVAALKGWRKLLDSTFATNLAEGAEITADAYRGQADAYAAGQVLDDDPETYWATDDSVTTGALTITLPNAAPLHYLELQEYIPLGQRVASFAVEAWQEGAWQPVAEASTIGYKRILPLGGITTDKLRVTIREAQACPTVSHLAIY; encoded by the coding sequence ATGATACTTCGATCCTCCGCCCCCGCGTGGGCACTTGCTTGTACGCTGCTTGCGGCGGCCTGTTCGTCGCCTCAGTCCACTGAACAAACGGGCCCCGTGGCCCCGCCGGCTCCGCTGTTGCCGGTGCCGTCCGAAGCCCAGCAGAACTGGCACGAGATGGAACTGAATGCGTTCATTCACTTCACGACCAACACCTTCACCGACAAAGAGTGGGGCTATGGCGACGAAGATCCGTCGATTTTCAACCCGACCGACATCGACGTGACGCAGTGGATCACGACACTGAAAGACGCGGGCTTCAAAGGCGTGATCCTGACGTGTAAACACCACGACGGGTTTGCCCTCTGGCCGAGTCAGTACACCGAGCACGACATCGCCAGCTCGCCCTTCCAGGGAGGCAACGGCGATCTGGTGAAAGCTGTATCGGAGGCGTGCCGTGCGCAGGGGCTTAAATTCGGGGTGTACCTCTCGCCCTGGGACCGGAACCGCGCCGACTACGGCCAACCGTCGTACGTGGAATACTACCGCAACCAGTTGCGCGAAATTTTTAACAACTACGGACCGGTTTTCGAAATGTGGTTCGACGGTGCCAACGGCGGCGACGGCTATTACGGCGGCGCGCGCGAGAAACGCAACATCGATCGCCAGACGTACTACGACTGGCCTACCACCATTCAATTGGTGCGCGACCTGCAACCCGAGCCGCAGGTGCTGTTCTTCAGCGATGCCGGTCCCGACATCCGGTGGGTCGGCAACGAACGGGGCGTCGCCGGCGAAACCAACTGGAACACCATTTCGAACGATACGCTCTACGCCGGTAAAGCGGGCGTGGAAGATCTGCTGGCAACCGGCTCGCCCGACGGGACGAAGTGGATTCCGGCCGAAGTGGACGTGTCGATCCGTCCGGGATGGTTCTACCACGCTTCGGAAGACGGGAAAGTCAAAACACCGCAGCAGCTGTTCGACATCTACCTGAGTTCCGTCGGGCGGGGTTCCAACCTGCTGTTGAACGTACCTCCCGACCGCCGGGGGCGCATCCACGAAAACGACGTGGCGGCACTGAAAGGGTGGCGGAAACTGCTGGACTCTACATTTGCCACCAACCTGGCCGAAGGCGCCGAGATTACGGCCGACGCCTACCGGGGGCAGGCCGACGCGTATGCGGCAGGGCAGGTGCTGGACGACGATCCGGAAACGTACTGGGCCACCGACGACAGCGTCACGACCGGTGCCCTGACCATTACGTTGCCCAACGCTGCGCCGCTCCACTACCTGGAGTTGCAGGAATACATTCCGCTCGGCCAGCGCGTGGCGTCGTTTGCCGTAGAAGCGTGGCAAGAGGGCGCATGGCAGCCCGTGGCGGAAGCTAGCACCATCGGCTACAAGCGGATTCTACCGCTGGGCGGCATCACGACCGACAAGTTGCGCGTCACGATCCGCGAAGCACAAGCCTGTCCGACCGTTTCTCACTTGGCGATTTACTAA